From a region of the Nitrospira sp. genome:
- the mreC gene encoding rod shape-determining protein MreC: MAISRSTYGTRRLAIVLFACLLVALFLLPSQSQRLLQYVGGPLGQVLSLPLAAFSSVDHGISETWNGYVALQTVHEENRQLRRDIELLKGQNNQLRESVVAAQRYESLLNFKQQSPSQTLAAQVIGRDATNWYRGMILNKGESDGVRTEMGVVTPAGVVGRIVKTNSTSSVVLLVTDPNNAIAGVVQRTRDEGIVEGTSNGRARLKYIPLLSRVQAGDRVVTSGLTGAFPRGLAIGGLTQVEKSEGDLFQSAEIEPEVDLSKLDEVLIITAPYDDAEAAQKLLQEIHGDRKKP, translated from the coding sequence ATGGCTATATCGCGCTCTACATACGGCACCCGGCGTCTCGCCATCGTCTTGTTCGCCTGCCTGCTTGTCGCCCTTTTTCTGCTTCCTAGCCAAAGCCAGCGGTTGTTGCAGTACGTCGGTGGCCCGCTGGGGCAGGTTCTCAGCCTGCCGCTCGCCGCGTTTTCCTCTGTGGATCATGGGATTTCCGAAACTTGGAACGGCTACGTCGCCCTGCAGACTGTGCATGAAGAAAACCGCCAGCTCCGGCGCGATATCGAATTGCTCAAGGGGCAGAACAATCAATTGCGAGAGTCCGTCGTGGCGGCGCAGCGGTATGAGTCGCTGCTGAACTTCAAACAGCAATCGCCCTCGCAAACGCTGGCTGCGCAGGTCATCGGTCGTGATGCCACGAACTGGTACCGTGGCATGATTCTCAACAAAGGTGAAAGCGACGGGGTGCGGACCGAAATGGGTGTGGTGACTCCAGCCGGGGTTGTCGGGCGCATCGTCAAAACCAATTCGACGTCGTCTGTCGTCTTGCTCGTGACCGATCCCAACAACGCCATTGCCGGCGTGGTGCAGCGGACTCGTGACGAAGGCATCGTTGAAGGCACCAGCAACGGGCGCGCACGGCTGAAATATATTCCGCTTTTGTCGCGAGTGCAGGCCGGCGATCGAGTGGTTACATCCGGGTTGACGGGCGCATTTCCCCGTGGGTTGGCCATTGGAGGATTGACCCAGGTCGAAAAGTCAGAGGGAGACCTGTTTCAGTCGGCCGAGATCGAGCCGGAAGTCGATCTCTCCAAGTTGGACGAAGTGCTCATCATCACGGCCCCCTATGATGATGCCGAGGCGGCACAGAAGCTGCTGCAGGAAATTCATGGGGATCGAAAGAAACCATGA
- a CDS encoding rod shape-determining protein, which translates to MFGWFSNDLAIDLGTATTLVYVQGKGIVLNEPSVVAVEKKTERVMAVGADAKRMLGRTPGNIIAVRPMKEGVIADFEKAEAMLSHFIQKAHNRTAFVRPRIIIGVPSRITQVEQRAVRDSAELAGAREVYLIEEPVAAAIGAGLPITEPSGNMVVDIGGGTTDIAVISLGGIVYSESVKVAGDRMDDAIMNYIKKKYNLLIGEHMAERIKFEIGSAYPFEERKTMMIKGRDLISGIPRTLVVDDAEVREALQEPIGTIVNAIKVALENTPPELAGDIIDRGIVLTGGGSLLKGMDTRFREETNLPIITVDDPLTSVVLGVGKILDELDLLRKVSVMSQCSTSR; encoded by the coding sequence ATGTTCGGGTGGTTCTCCAACGATCTGGCGATCGATTTGGGGACGGCGACGACTCTCGTGTACGTCCAGGGAAAGGGTATCGTGTTGAACGAGCCCTCCGTGGTCGCCGTGGAAAAGAAGACGGAACGCGTGATGGCCGTCGGCGCCGATGCGAAACGGATGCTGGGGCGTACGCCCGGTAATATCATTGCCGTGCGCCCGATGAAGGAAGGGGTCATCGCCGATTTCGAAAAGGCCGAGGCGATGTTGAGTCACTTCATTCAAAAGGCGCACAATCGTACGGCGTTCGTGCGGCCCCGCATCATCATCGGCGTGCCGTCCCGGATTACCCAGGTCGAGCAACGTGCGGTCCGGGATTCCGCCGAACTCGCGGGTGCCCGCGAGGTCTATTTGATCGAAGAGCCGGTGGCGGCGGCCATTGGCGCGGGGTTGCCGATTACCGAGCCATCGGGAAACATGGTGGTGGATATCGGCGGCGGCACGACGGACATCGCGGTGATCTCGTTGGGTGGCATCGTCTACAGCGAGTCGGTCAAGGTGGCCGGCGACCGGATGGATGACGCCATCATGAACTACATCAAGAAGAAATATAATCTGCTCATCGGAGAGCATATGGCCGAACGGATCAAGTTTGAGATCGGGTCGGCCTATCCCTTCGAGGAGCGCAAGACCATGATGATCAAGGGGCGCGATCTGATCTCCGGTATTCCCCGCACGTTGGTGGTGGATGATGCTGAGGTCAGGGAAGCCTTGCAGGAACCCATTGGAACCATCGTTAATGCCATCAAGGTGGCGCTTGAAAATACACCGCCTGAATTGGCCGGAGACATCATCGATCGCGGTATCGTGCTGACTGGCGGCGGATCTTTGCTGAAGGGAATGGACACTCGGTTTCGTGAAGAGACCAATCTTCCGATCATTACGGTCGACGACCCGCTGACCTCGGTGGTCTTGGGCGTGGGGAAGATTCTCGACGAGTTGGACCTCCTGCGCAAGGTATCAGTTATGTCGCAGTGCAGTACCTCTCGATGA